The DNA window GCTATCCACGTCGGCGACATCCCCCATCCGACGAACCCCGCGGCGATGGCGACTACCCACGCGACCGGCATCGCCCGCGTCGCCGGCCAGTAGAACCCCACCATCAGGACGGCGATGGTCGCGAGGGGCAGTACCGCCAACAGCAACTGCGTCGCCGTCGCCATCAGCGTTCACCTCCGCTCGCTTCCGTGACCGATTCGGCCGTGCCAACCGAGGTCGGTTCGACTCCGTGCATGAGTCTGGGTAACATCGGTCTATGTAACTGTCGTTAATGATAAATCTCTGTCGTTAGCAATCACGATTCTGATTGGTCGGAGATGCTGACGAACGGCGCGTCGCCGGCGTCGCGCCCCTCTGGCGTCCGTCGGCGGCGCGGTCCCGAACCGACCCGAAGAGTCAATTGTCCAGGTTTGCAAGCTATTCACATGGAAACTGGCACGGTCGCGACGTTCGAGGAGTCGCTCGAACGTCTGGAAGTCGGTTGGACGCGCGCCGCCGCCGAGGACGTTCCCGATGTTCTCGAAGCGGTGTGTTCGACCCCCGCCGTGGGCGTCCCCCTCCCGTTCGAGGGGGTGTCGCTCCCCGGGTGGGTGAACGACGACCCGACGCCGGCGGACCTTCGGGAGGCGAAGACGGGCGTCACCGCCGCCGGAATCGGCATCGCGGACTACGGAAGCGTCGTCCTCCCCTCGACGCCCGAGGGGTCGGAACCGGTGAGTCTCTTCCCCGAGACGCACGTCGCCGTCCTCCGCGCGTCGGACGTCGTTCCCGGGATGCCGGAGGCGTTCGCGTGGTTGGGCGAGGAGTTCCGCGCCGGCAACGACGACGCGATAATCGCCACCGGACCGAGTGCGACGGCGGACATGGGCGCACTGGTGAAGGGCGCACACGGCCCGAAGGACGTCCACGTGGTGATGCTCGATGAGTAAAGGCGAGTCCCGAGAGGCGAAGGCGGCGCACATCCGGCAGTTGCTCGAAACCGAGGGCGACGCCGTCGCGCGGAACACCCGCGGGTTCAACGCCGGCCGGTACGACTCCGTCTCCCGCCTCGACGACTACGAGTCGCTGAAGGACGAGGCCCGCGCCATCAAGGAGGACGCCATCGAACGCCTCCCGGAACTCGTCGAGGAACTCCGGGAGAGCGTCGAGGAAAACGGCGGGACGGTGTACCTCGCGGACGACGCCGAGGACGCCAACGCGTACATCCGCGAGGTGTGCGACGAGGGGGCGGCCGACCGCGTCGTGAAGTCGAAGTCGATGACCTCTGAGGAGATAGACGTAAACGAGGCGCTCGAAGCCGACGGCGTGGACGTGGTGGAGACCGACCTCGGCGAGTGGGTGCTTCAGGTCGCCGACGAAGCGCCCTCCCACATCGTCGCGCCCGCCATCCACAAATCGAGGGAGGGCATCGCCGACCTGTTCAACGAGGTGTTCGATCCCGAGGAACCGCTGGAAACGGCGGAGGAACTGACGATGTTCGCCCGCGAACATCTGGGCGAACTCATCGAGGACGCCGACGTGGGGATGACGGGCGCGAACTTCATCACCGCAGACACCGGGACGATGGCCCTCGTCACGAGCGAGGGCAACGCGCGAAAGACCGTCGCCGCGACGGACACCCACGTCGCCGTCGCGGGCGTCGAGAAGGTGATTCCGTCCGTCGAGGACCTCCAACCGTTCGTCGAACTCATCGGCCGGTCCGGGACGGGGCAGGACATCACCTCCTACATCTCGCTTCTCACGCCGCCGGTGGGGGCGCCGAACGTCGACTTCGACGACCCCGAGACGCCGATAGCCGACGGCGAGACGGACCGCGACTTCCACCTCGTGCTCATCGACAACGGACGCATGGAGATGCGCGAGGACGAACACCTCAAGGAGA is part of the Halopelagius longus genome and encodes:
- a CDS encoding LutC/YkgG family protein, with product METGTVATFEESLERLEVGWTRAAAEDVPDVLEAVCSTPAVGVPLPFEGVSLPGWVNDDPTPADLREAKTGVTAAGIGIADYGSVVLPSTPEGSEPVSLFPETHVAVLRASDVVPGMPEAFAWLGEEFRAGNDDAIIATGPSATADMGALVKGAHGPKDVHVVMLDE